The Synechococcus sp. UW69 DNA segment GAGCAACCCCGCTTCACCGCAAAGCAAGGGAGCTCAGGGTCTTGAACAGTGGAAGCATCAGGCCTGAATCTGATCCGAGGCCAAGGCGTGCCCCGATCAAACGCTCCGAAGATGCCACAGGTTGCGCTTTTTTGGCGCTTCACATCAATGAGGCCGCAACGGCAGAATGGGTCGTGGATTGATTTCACCGTTAATGCAGCTCCTCCGGTCTCTCAGTCGCCTAATCGTTTGCGGCGTCCTGGCACTGGTGCTGGGAGCCTGTGCGGCGGGACCGACGGCAGGGCTGCAGTCGTACCAGAGCCCGGATGGCCGTTTCGCCTTCCTGTATCCCACCGGTTGGACCGAGGTTCAGGTGAGCAACGGTCCGCGGGTGGTGTTTCACGACCTGATCCACAGCGATGAGACCGTGAGCCTGATGATCAACAAGGTGAGTGAAGACAACGAACTCAACGAACTTGGCAGTGCCGTCGCGGTCGGTGAGCGCTTGCGCCGAGAAGTGATCGCCACCGCCGGCAGCGGCCGCACTGCTGAGCTGGTAGAAGCGCAGGAGCGCGAGGTGAATGGCCACACGTTCTACGACCTGGAATATGCGGTGCACTTGGAAGACCGCGACCGTCATGAGCTAGCGACCGTGGTGGTCGACCGCGGCCGGCTTTACACCTTGGCAACCAGCGTCAACGAAGACCGCTGGAGCAAGGTTGGTG contains these protein-coding regions:
- the psbP gene encoding photosystem II reaction center PsbP, producing the protein MQLLRSLSRLIVCGVLALVLGACAAGPTAGLQSYQSPDGRFAFLYPTGWTEVQVSNGPRVVFHDLIHSDETVSLMINKVSEDNELNELGSAVAVGERLRREVIATAGSGRTAELVEAQEREVNGHTFYDLEYAVHLEDRDRHELATVVVDRGRLYTLATSVNEDRWSKVGEICGRVVRSLTLLI